A genomic segment from Spinacia oleracea cultivar Varoflay chromosome 3, BTI_SOV_V1, whole genome shotgun sequence encodes:
- the LOC110789163 gene encoding choline monooxygenase, chloroplastic — MMAASASATTMLLKYPTTVCGIPNPSSNNNNDPSNNIVSIPQNTTNPTLKSRTPNKITTNAVAAPSFPSLTTTTPSSIQSLVHEFDPQIPPEDAHTPPSSWYTEPAFYSHELERIFYKGWQVAGISDQIKEPNQYFTGSLGNVEYLVSRDGEGKVHAFHNVCTHRASILACGSGKKSCFVCPYHGWVYGMDGSLAKASKAKPEQNLDPKELGLVPLKVAVWGPFVLISLDRSLEEGGDVGTEWLGTSAEDVKAHAFDPSLQFIHRSEFPMESNWKIFSDNYLDSSYHVPYAHKYYATELNFDTYDTQMIENVTIQRVEGSSNKPDGFDRVGIQAFYAFAYPNFAVERYGPWMTTMHIHPLGPRKCKLVVDYYIENSMLDDKDYIEKGIAINDNVQREDVVLCESVQRGLETPAYRSGRYVMPIEKGIHHFHCWLQQTLK, encoded by the exons ATGATGGCAGCAAGCGCAAGCGCAACCACAATGTTGCTAAAATACCCAACTACAGTTTGTGGTATTCCAAATCCTTCATCAAACAATAATAATGATCCTTCAAACAATATAGTTTCTATTCCACAAAATACTACTAATCCAACACTTAAGTCCCGTACACCTAATAAAATCACCACCAACGCCGTCGCGGCACCGTCCTTTCCTTCTTTAACCACCACTACACCGTCGTCCATCCAATCACTTGTCCACGAATTCGACCCTCAAATTCCCCCTGAAGACGCTCATACACCTCCTAGCTCTTGGTATACCGAACCTGCCTTCTATTCCCATGAACTTGAGCGTATCTTTTATAAAGGATGGCAAGTTGcag GGATCAGCGATCAAATAAAAGAGCCTAACCAATATTTCACTGGCAG CTtaggaaatgttgaatatttggTGTCTCGAGATGGTGAAGGGAAAGTTCATGCATTTCACAATGTTTGCACCCATCGTGCATCTATTCTTGCTTGCGGTAGTGGCAAAAAGTCGTGTTTCGTGTGCCCTTACCAT gGATGGGTATATGGCATGGACGGATCACTTGCGAAAGCCTCCAAAGCAAAACCTGAACAAAACTTGGATCCTAAA GAACTTGGGCTTGTACCCCTAAAAGTTGCAGTATGGGGGCCGTTCGTTCTTATCAGCTTGGACAGATCACTTGAAGAAGGTGGTGATGTTGGAACTGAGTGGCTTGGTACTTCTGCTGAAGATGTTAAGGCCCATGCTTTTGATCCTTCACTTCAATTCATTCACAGAAGTGAATTCCCAATGGAATCTAATTGGAAG ATTTTCAGTGACAACTACTTGGATAGCTCATATCATGTTCCTTATGCACACAAATACTATGCAACTGAACTCAACTTTGACACTTACGATACCCAA ATGATCGAAAACGTTACAATTCAAAGAGTGGAAGGAAGTTCAAACAAGCCTGATGGTTTTGATAGAGTTGGAATTCAAGCATTCTATGCTTTCGCGTATCCAAATTTCGCTGTGGAAAG GTATGGCCCTTGGATGACTACAATGCATATTCACCCATTAGGACCAAGGAAATGCAAACTAGTGGTGGACTATTATATTGAAAATTCTATGTTG GATGACAAGGATTACATCGAGAAGGGCATAGCAATCAATGATAACGTACAG AGGGAAGATGTGGTGCTGTGTGAAAGTGTACAAAGAGGTTTGGAGACACCAGCATATCGTAGTGGGAGATATGTGATGCCTATTGAGAAAGGAATCCACCATTTCCACTGCTGGTTGCAACAAACTTTGAAGTAA